The following are encoded in a window of Amphibacillus xylanus NBRC 15112 genomic DNA:
- a CDS encoding ABC transporter ATP-binding protein produces the protein MTEPIIQFNDLTKVYDKEYAVDHLSLSINKGEIFGLLGPNGAGKSTTILMTLGLSEPTSGTVTVNGINSTNHPIDVKKIVGYLPDDVGFYHQMTGLENLMYTASLNGMDRKEAKERALHLLELVGLTDAKDKRTDKYSRGMRQRLGLADVLMKNPQVIILDEPTIGIDPEGVRELLGLIKDLSKKEQITVLLSSHDLHQVQRICDRVGIFVKGKLLATGNINDLAQQLFNEDAYLINLEYISGDTNLIEQFKNTAGINEVEEIHPGKLKLHCEADLTKQVAKIVFESGAELIQISKSDYGLDEIYHRYFEGRDQSETA, from the coding sequence GTGACCGAACCAATTATTCAATTTAATGATCTGACCAAAGTATATGATAAAGAATATGCAGTCGATCACCTCTCTCTCTCAATCAATAAAGGCGAAATTTTTGGTTTATTAGGCCCAAACGGTGCTGGTAAGTCAACGACTATCCTTATGACACTTGGGCTTAGCGAACCTACTTCAGGTACAGTAACCGTTAACGGAATTAACTCAACGAATCATCCGATTGATGTTAAGAAAATTGTTGGTTATTTACCTGATGACGTTGGATTTTACCACCAAATGACCGGATTAGAAAACTTAATGTATACAGCTAGTTTAAACGGAATGGATAGAAAAGAGGCGAAAGAAAGAGCACTTCATCTACTAGAGCTTGTCGGCCTAACAGATGCAAAGGACAAACGAACAGATAAATATTCAAGAGGAATGCGCCAACGTCTTGGTTTAGCTGATGTATTAATGAAAAACCCACAAGTCATTATCTTAGATGAACCTACAATTGGTATTGACCCTGAAGGTGTTCGTGAATTACTCGGCTTAATTAAAGATTTAAGTAAGAAGGAACAGATTACTGTTCTGTTGTCATCACATGATTTACATCAAGTTCAAAGGATTTGTGACCGAGTCGGCATTTTTGTTAAAGGTAAACTACTAGCAACTGGAAATATTAACGATCTCGCACAACAGCTATTTAACGAAGATGCCTACCTTATTAACTTAGAGTATATCAGTGGTGACACAAACTTGATTGAGCAATTTAAAAACACAGCAGGTATTAATGAAGTTGAAGAGATTCACCCTGGAAAACTTAAACTACATTGTGAAGCAGATTTAACTAAGCAAGTAGCCAAAATTGTTTTTGAATCCGGTGCAGAATTAATTCAAATTAGTAAAAGTGACTATGGCTTAGATGAAATCTACCATCGATACTTCGAGGGGCGTGATCAAAGTGAAACTGCCTAA
- a CDS encoding ABC transporter permease, with product MEKRDTTDLDDKQKQRRIFNAIVRKEFTDYITSWRIIILLAIIVLTCIGSLYTAVTTISDAAKSSENAVEFTTSSYLFLRLFTLSDGTLPPFITFVSFLGPLLGIGLGFDAINSERNRGTLNRLLAQPIPRDSVINAKFVAAVLINVVLFFTLGFLVMGFGILIIGIPPTFEEFARIICFLLLCIVYVAFWLNLGILFSVLFKQPATSALAGIAVWIFFSMFFSIIINLIASAMTPQSVDDLLSNQNLILNLMRLSPSYLFSESTTTLLSPSVRALGPLTMQQTAGAVAGPLPLSQSLLLIWPQLTGLIAATTVCFGISYYNFMRQEIRN from the coding sequence ATTGAAAAAAGAGATACGACTGATTTAGATGATAAGCAAAAACAACGACGAATATTTAATGCGATCGTAAGAAAAGAGTTTACTGATTATATAACAAGTTGGCGAATTATTATCTTACTTGCGATTATCGTCTTAACATGTATTGGCTCACTTTACACTGCTGTTACTACAATTAGTGATGCAGCTAAATCATCTGAAAATGCGGTGGAATTTACAACGAGTTCTTACTTATTCTTAAGACTATTTACTTTATCAGACGGGACATTACCACCATTTATTACGTTTGTTTCATTCCTCGGACCACTACTTGGTATTGGATTAGGTTTTGACGCGATCAACTCAGAACGAAATCGAGGTACACTTAATCGCTTATTAGCACAACCAATCCCGAGAGATTCAGTGATCAATGCAAAATTCGTTGCAGCAGTCCTAATTAATGTCGTCCTATTCTTCACATTAGGCTTTTTAGTGATGGGATTCGGCATCCTAATTATCGGTATCCCGCCTACTTTTGAAGAATTTGCAAGGATCATCTGCTTCTTATTGCTATGTATTGTCTATGTCGCATTTTGGCTTAACCTTGGGATCTTATTCTCAGTACTATTTAAGCAACCAGCGACATCAGCGCTTGCAGGTATTGCAGTATGGATCTTTTTCAGTATGTTCTTTAGTATTATCATTAACTTAATCGCAAGTGCGATGACACCACAGTCTGTAGACGACCTACTAAGTAATCAGAATTTAATTTTAAATTTAATGCGACTCTCGCCAAGCTATCTATTTAGCGAATCAACTACGACTCTGTTATCGCCATCTGTAAGAGCATTAGGACCACTTACGATGCAGCAAACAGCCGGCGCAGTTGCTGGGCCATTGCCACTATCACAAAGCTTACTCCTAATTTGGCCACAGCTAACAGGACTCATCGCCGCTACAACAGTTTGCTTTGGAATCTCATACTATAATTTTATGAGACAAGAAATTAGAAACTAA